A window of Conger conger chromosome 13, fConCon1.1, whole genome shotgun sequence contains these coding sequences:
- the st14a gene encoding ST14 transmembrane serine protease matriptase a: protein MDPLDSGMRYTPKSQDKDWDSAVQFLPATDSRKLEKKKGPGKVGAAIGLVIFAAVIALMTGLLVWHFHFRQEEKVKKIYTGSLRITNQAFVEAYEDPNSTEFKVLATETVNQLRNIYSKIPQISKYYVDSTVSGFSEGSVIAYYMSEFSVPSGQESAVDVVIQSLDKFVDQQQGRMRTKSTLQLDHVEARALDARLFRTSFKAMYRYYKHVQGDGVGTLQSPGFPNVPYSPNTLGKWEIRADPGYVVKLKFDTFSLEEDCSKDFVKVYDSLAPIESHLMAEECGTNPPNEPLVFTSSRNVMLITLVTDDSNHFPGFLAHFSQVPASKNQDCGGQLRGSRGTFTSPNHPAYYPPKVTCKWNIKVPTGKVVKVTLSKVMVEPGQGSSSCTKDYVKINGEKHCGDHEVITVTSQNDKMEVELYSDKSVVDYGFSAEYEAVDASDVCPGKFKCKNTRCIGKAQACDGWNDCGDNSDEAKCRCTDTQIQCKNSLCKPNFWQCDGVDDCGDNTDELGCGCGKGEITCKNDKCVSEKRKCDGHDDCGDGTDEADCPKTSTEVTCSEQTFRCNDGTCVSKPNCECDGVSDCEDGSDEVACDCGKQPYKSQRIVGGTNAEEGEWPWQVSLHIKNSGHVCGASLINDRWLVTAAHCVQDSSKVKYSQPGVWEAYLGLHKQGEMGEFTEKRNIKRVIDHPYYNSYTFDNDIALMELSSPVSFNKRITPICLPSSSHDFPYGKSVWITGWGATREGGYGASVLQKAQVRIINGTVCNKLMGNQITSRMMCAGVLSGGVDACQGDSGGPLSAKETGSGRLFLAGVVSWGDGCARRNKPGIYTKVTKYRSWIKENTGV, encoded by the exons GACAAGGACTGGGACTCGGCGGTGCAGTTCCTCCCGGCCACCGACTCGCGGAAGCTGGAGAAGAAGAAGGGTCCGGGGAAGGTGGGAGCGGCCATCGGCCTGGTGATCTTCGCTGCTGTCATTGCCCTCATGACCGGCCTGCTGGTGTGGCACTTCCACT TTCGTCAGGAGGAGAAGGTAAAGAAGATATACACTGGATCTTTGAGAATCACCAACCAGGCGTTCGTCGAGGCCTACGAGGACCCCAACAGCACCGAGTTCAAAGTACTGGCCACGGAGACTGTCAACCAG CTGAGAAACATCTATTCCAAAATACCGCAGATCTCCAAATATTACGTTGACTCCACAGTGTCAGGTTTCAG TGAGGGCAGTGTGATTGCCTACTACATGTCGGAGTTCAGTGTGCCCTCTGGGCAGGAGTCTGCCGTGGACGTAGTCATCCAGTCCCTCGACAAGTTTGTGGACCAGCAGCAGGGCCGAATGCGGACGAAGAGCACGCTCCAACTAGACCACGTAGAGGCCAGAG CCCTGGATGCTAGACTGTTCAGGACCTCGTTCAAAG CCATGTACCGCTATTACAAACACGTCCAGGGGGACGGGGTCGGGACTCTGCAGTCTCCGGGTTTTCCGAACGTCCCGTACAGTCCCAACACCTTGGGCAAGTGGGAAATCCGGGCCGATCCGGGCTATGTGGTCAAGCTGAAGTTCGACACCTTCAGCCTGGAGGAGGACTGCAGCAAAGACTTCGTCAAGGTGTACGATTCACTGGCCCCCATCGAGAGCCATCTCATGGCAGA agagtgcgGGACCAACCCTCCCAACGAGCCCCTGGTCTTCACCTCCTCGAGGAACGTCATGCTGATCACACTCGTCACCgatgacagcaaccacttcccCGGCTTCCTGGCTCACTTCTCTCAGGTCCCCGCCAGCAAAAACCAGG ACTGCGGTGGACAACTGAGAGGGTCGAGAGGCACCTTCACGTCTCCCAACCACCCCGCCTACTACCCCCCTAAGGTCACCTGTAAGTGGAACATTAAG GTCCCAACGGGGAAAGTGGTTAAGGTGACGCTCAGTAAGGTAATGGTAGAACCGGGCCAGGGCTCCAGCAGCTGCACCAAGGACTATGTGAAAATCAACGGGGAAAA GCACTGTGGAGATCATGAGGTCATCACAGTCACCAGTCAAAACGACAAGATGGAAGTCGAGCTTTATTCTGACAAGTCTGTCGTCGACTACGGCTTCTCTGCCGAGTATGAGGCAGTCGACGCTTCTGACG TCTGCCCTGGGAAGTTCAAGTGCAAGAACACCCGCTGTATCGGCAAAGCCCAGGCGTGTGACGGCTGGAACGACTGCGGTGACAACAGCGATGAGGCAAAATGCA GATGTACGGATACTCAGATCCAGTGTAAGAACTCCCTTTGCAAGCCCAATTTCTGGCAGTGCGATGGTGTTGATGACTGTGGGGACAACACTGATGAGCTGGGCTGTG GGTGCGGCAAGGGAGAGATCACCTGCAAAAACGACAAGTGCGTCTCCGAGAAGAGGAAGTGTGACGGCCATGACGACTGTGGGGACGGCACGGACGAGGCGGACTGCCCTAAGA CATCGACCGAGGTGACCTGCTCGGAGCAAACTTTCCGCTGCAACGACGGGACGTGTGTCAGCAAGCCGAACTGCGAGTGTGACGGGGTCAGTGACTGTGAAGATGGCTCTGACGAAGTCGCCTGTG ACTGTGGGAAGCAGCCATATAAGAGCCAGCGCATCGTCGGGGGGACGAACGCTGAGGAGGGCGAATGGCCCTGGCAGGTCAGCCTCCACATCAAAAACTCGGGACACGTGTGTGGCGCGTCCCTCATCAACGACCGCTGGCTGGTGACCGCCGCCCACTGCGTGCAGGACAGCTCCAAAGTCAA GTACTCGCAGCCAGGTGTGTGGGAGGCCTACCTGGGCCTGCACAAGCAGGGGGAGATGGGAGAATTTACAGAGAAGAGGAACATCAAACGCGTTATTGACCACCCATACTACAACTCCTACACCTTCGACAACGACATTGCCCTGATGGAGCTGAGCAGCCCGGTCTCCTTCAACAAGCGCATCACGCCCATCTGCCTGCCCAGCTCATCGCACGACTTCCCCTACGGCAAGTCCGTCTGGATCACAGGCTGGGGGGCCACCCGGGAGGGCG GTTACGGCGCTTCAGTGCTACAGAAGGCGCAAGTGCGAATCATTAACGGCACCGTCTGCAACAAACTGATGGGCAACCAGATCACCTCGCGCATGATGTGCGCCGGTGTTCTTAGCGGAGGGGTGGATGCCTGTCAG GGTGACTCCGGCGGGCCTCTCTCAGCCAAGGAGACTGGCAGCGGGCGCTTGTTCCTGGCGGGCGTGGTGAGCTGGGGTGACGGCTGTGCCCGGAGGAACAAGCCGGGGATCTACACCAAGGTCACCAAGTACCGCAGCTGGATTAAGGAGAacacaggggtgtag